In Flavobacteriales bacterium, the DNA window AGCTTTGGACAGTGTACCTTCGTCCCATGGAGCTATTCCTCAAGAAACTCAGACTCTATCAATTCAAGAACCATGAGGAGTTGGATCTCGAGTTCTCCCCATCTATCAACTGTATCACTGGTAAGAATGGCTCGGGAAAGACCAATGTACTCGAGGCTATTTATTACCTCGGCTTTTGCAAGGGATATTTCAATGTGCAGGATTCGCAGAATATACAGCACGGCAGGGAAGGCTTCTCCATCATGGGAGAATTCGAGAAGAATGGACCAGTGACCCTACACTGCGCTGTGCAGAGGGGGCAACGAAAGAAATTCAAGAAGGACGACAAGGAGTATGAACGTCTGGCCGATCATATCGGTGCTTTTCCTGTGGTCATCATATCTCCCTATGACGTGGACCTGATACGTGAGGGTAGTGATGAGCGTAGGAAATTCATCGACCTGGTGATCTCCTTGGATGACAAGGAGTACCTCCGTCAGGTCATCGACTATAATCGGGCCCTTTCTCAACGGAACAACCTCTTGAAATTCTTTTGGGAGAATCGGACCATGGACAAGACACAATTGGCCATCTGGAATGAGCAGCTGAGTGACCTGGGCAACCGGATCCACAATCGCAGGAAAGACTTCTTCGAAGAATTCGCTCCCATGTTCAGAGCATTCCAGAATAGCATCAGTGCCGATCGCGACCAGGCAGATATCCAATACCGCTCACAACTCCATGAGCAGGATATGGCTGAAGCGCTTGATAGCGGTCTGGACGCTGATATGCGCAGGCACTTCACTCTCTTTGGCATTCATAAGGATGACATGGAGATGACCGTAGGTGGTCATCCAGTGAAGAAATTCGGTTCTCAAGGACAACAGAAATCCTTCTTGATCGCCTTGAAACTGGCGCAATTCCAATTCATCAAAGAGCGCACAGGTATGCGCCCGCTGCTACTACTGGATGATGTATTCGATAAGATAGACGATGAGCGGGTGCAATACATGGTCGATCTGGTGAGTAGGGACACATTTGGTCAGATATTCATCACAGATACCAGTCAAGAGCGCATG includes these proteins:
- a CDS encoding DNA replication/repair protein RecF, which codes for MELFLKKLRLYQFKNHEELDLEFSPSINCITGKNGSGKTNVLEAIYYLGFCKGYFNVQDSQNIQHGREGFSIMGEFEKNGPVTLHCAVQRGQRKKFKKDDKEYERLADHIGAFPVVIISPYDVDLIREGSDERRKFIDLVISLDDKEYLRQVIDYNRALSQRNNLLKFFWENRTMDKTQLAIWNEQLSDLGNRIHNRRKDFFEEFAPMFRAFQNSISADRDQADIQYRSQLHEQDMAEALDSGLDADMRRHFTLFGIHKDDMEMTVGGHPVKKFGSQGQQKSFLIALKLAQFQFIKERTGMRPLLLLDDVFDKIDDERVQYMVDLVSRDTFGQIFITDTSQERMDRILSTLDQEYRMIDMEQKEQGIEA